The following coding sequences are from one Malaciobacter pacificus window:
- the aceE gene encoding pyruvate dehydrogenase (acetyl-transferring), homodimeric type: protein MSEINLNDIDPEETLEWIDALDAVLETEGPKRAHYLLQQLIEKARRSGTYLPFKATTAYLNSIDVDKEPKMPGDRDIERRIRSAIRWNAAMMVQRASKKNLELGGHIASFQSSATLYDVGFNHFFRAPNEKDGGDLVFYQGHIAPGIYARSFVEGRISEAQMDNFRQEALEDGLSSYPHPKLMPTYWQFPTVSMGLGPIQAIYQARFLKYLTNRGIKDCSEQKVYCYMGDGECDEPESLGAIGLAGREGLDNLVFVINCNLQRLDGPVRGNGKIIQELEGNFRGNGWRVVKVIWGRHWDELIRKDKSGKLLQLMEETVDGEYQNFKQKGGAYTRENFFNKYPETAKLVENMSDEEIFALNRGGHDPLKVYAAYKAAEKTKDRPTVILAKTVKGYGMGEAAEGKNIAHGVKKVDVDSLRQFRDRFKIPFSDEELENLPYYKFAEDSVEMKYMRERREALHGPLPQRRPKFSEKLEIPTLEKFKPVLDGSGDREISTTMAFVRVLNVLVKDKKIGKRVVPIVPDEARTFGMEGMFRQLGIYSSEGQKYIPQDRDQVAYYKEDKKGQVLQEGINELGAMGSWVAAATSYSINDCPMIPFYIFYSMFGFQRTGDICWAAGDQMARGFLVGGTSGRTTLNGEGLQHEDGHSHIIANTIPNCVTYDPTFGYEVAVVVQNGIERMYGENQEDIFYYITTLNENYKQPAMPEGVEEGILKGIYKYKTIEAKNNYKVKLLGSGSIFQQVLSAADVLANEYGIASDIYSVTSYNELTREAQDVERNNLLDVDGEDKVAYVDQVLGSDDENIIISTTDYMKSYSEQLVPFVKGTFKALGTDGFGRSDSRANLRKFFEVDSDFIVFTTLAQLADAGKIEKSVVKEAMAKYGIDASKINPVKA, encoded by the coding sequence ATGTCAGAAATTAACTTAAACGACATTGATCCAGAAGAAACACTAGAATGGATTGATGCCTTAGATGCAGTATTAGAAACAGAAGGTCCTAAAAGAGCTCATTATCTTTTACAACAATTAATTGAAAAAGCTAGAAGAAGTGGAACTTATTTACCATTTAAAGCAACAACTGCATATTTAAATAGTATTGATGTTGATAAAGAACCAAAAATGCCAGGTGATAGAGATATCGAAAGAAGAATTAGATCTGCAATTAGATGGAATGCCGCAATGATGGTACAAAGAGCTTCTAAAAAGAATTTAGAACTTGGTGGACATATTGCATCTTTCCAATCTTCTGCTACATTATATGATGTAGGATTTAATCACTTCTTTAGAGCACCAAATGAAAAAGATGGTGGAGATTTAGTATTTTATCAAGGACATATTGCTCCTGGTATTTATGCAAGAAGTTTTGTTGAAGGTAGAATTAGTGAAGCACAAATGGATAACTTTAGACAAGAAGCTTTAGAAGATGGGTTATCTTCATATCCACACCCAAAATTAATGCCTACATACTGGCAGTTTCCAACAGTATCAATGGGACTTGGGCCTATTCAAGCAATTTATCAAGCAAGATTCTTAAAATACTTAACAAATAGAGGTATTAAAGATTGTAGTGAGCAAAAAGTATATTGTTACATGGGTGATGGTGAGTGTGATGAGCCAGAATCTTTAGGTGCAATTGGTCTTGCTGGTAGAGAAGGTTTAGATAACTTAGTTTTTGTTATTAACTGTAACTTACAAAGACTTGATGGACCAGTAAGAGGAAATGGAAAAATTATTCAAGAACTTGAAGGAAACTTTAGAGGAAATGGATGGAGAGTAGTTAAAGTTATTTGGGGTAGACATTGGGATGAATTAATTAGAAAAGATAAATCTGGTAAATTACTTCAATTAATGGAAGAGACTGTTGATGGTGAGTACCAAAACTTTAAACAAAAAGGTGGAGCATACACAAGAGAAAACTTCTTTAATAAATATCCTGAAACTGCAAAACTAGTTGAAAATATGAGTGATGAAGAAATTTTTGCTTTAAACAGAGGTGGACATGACCCATTAAAAGTTTATGCAGCATATAAAGCAGCAGAAAAAACAAAAGATAGACCAACTGTAATTTTAGCTAAAACTGTAAAAGGTTATGGAATGGGTGAAGCAGCAGAAGGTAAAAATATTGCCCATGGTGTTAAAAAAGTTGATGTTGATTCTTTAAGACAATTTAGAGATAGATTTAAAATCCCATTTAGTGATGAAGAGTTAGAGAACCTTCCATACTATAAATTTGCAGAAGACTCTGTTGAAATGAAATATATGCGTGAGAGAAGAGAAGCTTTACATGGTCCACTTCCTCAAAGAAGACCAAAATTCTCTGAAAAACTTGAAATTCCTACTTTAGAAAAATTCAAACCAGTATTAGATGGAAGTGGTGATAGAGAAATTTCTACAACTATGGCATTTGTTAGAGTATTAAATGTATTAGTTAAAGATAAAAAAATTGGAAAAAGAGTTGTTCCAATTGTTCCAGATGAAGCTAGAACATTTGGTATGGAAGGTATGTTTAGACAATTAGGTATTTACTCTTCAGAAGGTCAAAAATATATTCCTCAAGATAGAGATCAAGTTGCATACTATAAAGAAGATAAAAAAGGTCAAGTACTTCAAGAAGGTATTAATGAACTTGGAGCAATGGGTTCTTGGGTAGCAGCAGCTACTTCATATTCAATCAATGATTGTCCAATGATTCCATTTTATATTTTCTACTCAATGTTTGGATTCCAAAGAACTGGTGATATTTGTTGGGCAGCGGGAGATCAAATGGCTAGAGGTTTCTTAGTTGGAGGAACATCTGGTAGAACAACATTAAATGGTGAAGGTTTACAACACGAAGATGGACATTCACATATTATTGCAAATACAATTCCAAATTGTGTAACTTATGACCCAACATTTGGATACGAAGTTGCAGTTGTAGTTCAAAATGGTATTGAGAGAATGTATGGTGAAAACCAAGAAGATATTTTCTACTATATTACAACATTAAATGAAAACTATAAACAACCAGCTATGCCTGAAGGTGTAGAAGAGGGTATCTTAAAAGGTATTTATAAATATAAAACTATTGAAGCTAAGAATAACTATAAAGTTAAATTATTAGGTTCTGGTTCAATCTTCCAACAAGTATTATCAGCAGCTGATGTGTTAGCAAATGAGTATGGAATAGCTTCAGATATTTACTCTGTTACTTCATATAATGAATTAACAAGAGAAGCTCAAGATGTTGAAAGAAATAATTTATTAGATGTTGATGGTGAGGATAAAGTTGCTTATGTTGACCAAGTACTAGGAAGTGATGATGAGAATATTATTATCTCAACTACTGATTATATGAAATCTTACTCAGAGCAATTAGTTCCATTTGTAAAAGGAACTTTCAAAGCATTAGGTACTGATGGATTTGGTAGATCTGATAGTAGAGCGAATTTGCGAAAGTTCTTTGAAGTTGATTCTGACTTTATTGTATTTACAACTTTAGCACAATTAGCAGATGCTGGAAAGATTGAAAAATCAGTTGTAAAAGAAGCTATGGCTAAATATGGAATTGATGCATCAAAAATCAATCCAGTAAAAGCGTAA
- a CDS encoding class II 3-deoxy-7-phosphoheptulonate synthase, which produces MKTWNPSSWRDFPIKQQPEYNDQEKLKKVEKELASYPPLIFAGEALKLKEQLADVVNGKAFLLQGGDCAESFDAFNAGNIKDLFKVMMQMAVVLTFSGGCPVVKVGRVAGQFAKPRSADFEEINGIALPSYRGDIINEVGFDEKSRKPKPKKLLKAYNQSASTLNLLRAFSRGGMADLNQVHLWNLDFVKDKYLGEKYQRLADEITKTLSFMNACGITSENTPQLSETSLFTSHEALLLNYEEALTRRDSITGDWFDCSAHMLWIGDRTRDLNEAHIEYFRGIKNPIGCKVGPSMKEDELIKLIDALNPQNEAGRLNLIVRMGANKVEDHFPNLLRRVKAEGKNVLWSSDPMHGNTIKAENGYKTRDFEAILAEVKKFFQIHRAEGTYAGGIHLEMTGQNVTECTGSSSSCITQEGLASRYHTQCDPRLNADQALELSFMIADTLKEARENM; this is translated from the coding sequence ATGAAAACATGGAACCCAAGTAGTTGGAGAGACTTTCCTATTAAGCAACAACCTGAATATAACGATCAAGAGAAGTTAAAAAAGGTTGAAAAAGAGCTTGCATCTTATCCTCCTTTAATTTTTGCTGGTGAGGCATTAAAATTAAAAGAGCAATTAGCAGATGTTGTAAATGGAAAAGCTTTCTTATTACAAGGTGGAGATTGTGCAGAATCATTTGATGCATTCAACGCTGGAAATATTAAAGATTTATTTAAAGTTATGATGCAAATGGCTGTTGTTTTAACTTTCTCTGGAGGTTGTCCAGTTGTAAAAGTTGGAAGAGTAGCAGGTCAGTTTGCAAAACCTAGAAGTGCAGACTTTGAAGAAATAAATGGAATTGCATTACCTTCATATAGAGGTGATATTATAAATGAAGTTGGATTTGATGAGAAATCAAGAAAGCCAAAACCAAAGAAACTTTTAAAAGCATACAATCAAAGTGCATCAACACTAAATCTTTTAAGAGCATTCTCAAGAGGTGGAATGGCTGATTTAAATCAAGTTCACTTATGGAATTTAGATTTTGTAAAAGATAAATATTTAGGTGAAAAATATCAAAGATTAGCAGATGAAATTACTAAAACTTTATCATTTATGAATGCTTGTGGAATTACAAGTGAAAATACTCCACAATTAAGTGAAACTTCACTGTTTACATCACATGAAGCTTTACTTCTAAATTATGAAGAAGCACTTACAAGAAGAGATTCAATTACTGGTGATTGGTTTGATTGTAGTGCACATATGTTGTGGATTGGTGATAGAACAAGAGATTTAAATGAAGCTCATATTGAATACTTTAGAGGGATTAAAAATCCAATTGGTTGTAAAGTAGGTCCTTCTATGAAAGAAGATGAACTTATTAAATTAATTGATGCTTTAAACCCACAAAATGAAGCTGGAAGATTAAACTTAATTGTTAGAATGGGTGCAAATAAAGTTGAAGATCATTTCCCTAATTTACTAAGAAGAGTAAAAGCAGAAGGTAAAAATGTATTATGGTCAAGTGACCCAATGCATGGAAATACTATCAAAGCTGAAAATGGATATAAAACTAGAGATTTTGAAGCAATTTTAGCTGAGGTTAAAAAATTCTTCCAAATTCATAGAGCTGAAGGTACTTACGCAGGTGGTATTCACTTAGAGATGACTGGACAAAATGTTACAGAATGTACAGGTTCATCATCATCTTGTATTACTCAAGAAGGATTAGCAAGTAGATATCACACTCAATGTGATCCAAGATTAAATGCTGACCAAGCTTTAGAATTATCATTTATGATAGCTGACACTTTAAAAGAAGCTAGAGAAAATATGTAA
- the gatC gene encoding Asp-tRNA(Asn)/Glu-tRNA(Gln) amidotransferase subunit GatC → MTVDDKLIEKLAKLSSLEIDDSRKENLKSELADIINFVENLNEIDVSNIEATFSTIEGGTPLREDESKQDLELSNHILKNAPKSEDGYFIVPKIIE, encoded by the coding sequence ATGACTGTTGATGATAAATTAATAGAAAAACTAGCAAAATTATCAAGTTTAGAGATTGATGATTCAAGAAAAGAGAATTTAAAATCTGAGCTTGCTGATATTATTAATTTTGTTGAAAACTTAAATGAAATTGATGTATCAAATATCGAAGCTACTTTTAGTACAATTGAAGGTGGAACACCACTTAGAGAAGATGAGTCGAAACAAGATTTAGAATTATCAAATCATATCTTAAAAAATGCACCAAAAAGTGAAGATGGTTATTTCATCGTTCCAAAGATTATAGAGTAG
- a CDS encoding arsenate reductase family protein has protein sequence MITVYGIKTCNSVRNALKFFKDNNIEVDFFDFKKETPSEDKVKTWTTKADINILFNSKGTKYRTLGLKELNLDENGKFEWLVKEPMLFKRPVIEFNNDVIVGWNEENYKNTFL, from the coding sequence ATGATTACTGTTTATGGAATAAAAACGTGCAATAGTGTTAGAAATGCTTTAAAATTTTTTAAAGACAATAATATTGAAGTTGATTTCTTTGACTTTAAAAAAGAGACTCCAAGTGAAGATAAAGTAAAAACTTGGACTACAAAAGCTGATATAAATATTTTATTTAATTCAAAAGGTACAAAATATAGAACACTTGGATTAAAAGAGTTAAATTTAGATGAAAATGGAAAATTTGAATGGCTAGTAAAAGAGCCAATGCTTTTTAAAAGACCTGTTATTGAATTCAATAATGATGTAATAGTAGGTTGGAATGAAGAAAATTATAAGAACACTTTTTTATAA
- the serB gene encoding phosphoserine phosphatase SerB, giving the protein MKLAVFDFDSTLMDGETIDFLADELGIGEQVAQITEEAMSGRLDFFESLTTRVGLLKGMDYNKVVEICKDLPLMPGAMQLVPELQKMGYKVVCFSGGFRLGTTPAKEKLGLDADFSNVLHEKDGVLTGYVGGDMMFGYSKGDMLRRLQSLMGITRAETLVCGDGANDLSMFEEADTRVAFCGRDVLKKEANIIIDTKDLTQILNKIQG; this is encoded by the coding sequence ATGAAATTAGCAGTATTTGATTTTGATTCAACATTAATGGATGGTGAGACAATAGACTTTTTAGCCGATGAACTGGGAATTGGTGAACAAGTTGCACAAATTACAGAAGAAGCTATGAGTGGAAGATTAGATTTTTTTGAATCTTTAACTACAAGAGTAGGGCTTTTAAAAGGTATGGATTACAACAAGGTAGTTGAAATTTGTAAAGATTTACCTTTAATGCCAGGAGCAATGCAACTTGTGCCAGAACTTCAAAAAATGGGTTATAAAGTAGTATGTTTCTCAGGTGGTTTTAGATTAGGAACAACTCCAGCTAAAGAAAAACTAGGACTTGATGCAGATTTTTCAAATGTTTTACATGAAAAAGATGGAGTATTAACTGGTTATGTTGGTGGAGATATGATGTTTGGTTATTCAAAAGGTGATATGTTAAGAAGACTTCAATCACTTATGGGAATTACAAGAGCCGAAACTTTAGTTTGTGGTGATGGTGCAAATGATTTATCAATGTTTGAAGAAGCTGATACTAGAGTTGCGTTCTGTGGAAGAGATGTATTAAAAAAAGAAGCAAATATTATTATTGATACAAAAGATTTAACACAAATTTTAAATAAAATACAAGGATAA
- a CDS encoding methylenetetrahydrofolate reductase — protein sequence MFETLIKKLQEDKFLTLETTPQHEPSMHNIIEKIKKFNLQDKVDGFSATDNPLAKLKYNALFASLKLQQEFNKPVIATMSMRDRNKIALQSDLMGANDFDVRAILALTGDPAKMSDQPHSKGVFEANSIMLLKMIKSFNYGMDFAGRPFKIEPKQIFPFSVTNSYAKSYASIEKKMHNKIQNGTLGIISQPVFDVETAKKLLETFENAKEGVEGEKQKAQLIFGVFPITKLRTALFLSAQVPGIKVPQYWIDALESAHNISEEEEYKVGMDLSRDLFRELNKFHPKIHLMTANRFDVANEVIS from the coding sequence ATGTTTGAAACACTAATTAAAAAACTGCAAGAGGATAAGTTTTTAACACTTGAAACAACACCTCAGCACGAACCATCAATGCATAACATTATTGAAAAAATAAAAAAATTTAATTTACAAGATAAAGTTGATGGATTTTCGGCAACAGATAATCCCCTTGCAAAACTAAAGTATAACGCTCTTTTTGCTTCATTAAAGTTACAACAAGAGTTTAATAAACCAGTAATTGCAACAATGTCTATGAGAGATAGAAATAAAATAGCATTACAATCAGATTTAATGGGTGCAAATGATTTTGATGTTAGAGCAATATTAGCCCTTACAGGAGATCCAGCAAAAATGAGTGACCAACCACACTCAAAAGGTGTATTTGAGGCAAACTCAATTATGCTTTTAAAAATGATAAAATCATTTAACTATGGTATGGACTTTGCAGGACGACCATTTAAAATAGAACCTAAACAGATTTTCCCATTTTCTGTTACAAACTCTTATGCAAAATCTTATGCTTCAATTGAAAAGAAAATGCATAATAAGATTCAAAATGGAACTTTAGGAATTATCTCTCAACCAGTTTTTGATGTAGAAACTGCTAAAAAACTTTTAGAAACTTTTGAAAATGCAAAAGAAGGTGTTGAAGGTGAAAAACAAAAAGCTCAATTAATTTTTGGTGTTTTTCCAATCACGAAACTTAGAACTGCACTATTTTTATCTGCACAAGTTCCAGGTATCAAAGTACCTCAATATTGGATTGATGCCCTTGAATCTGCTCATAATATTTCTGAAGAGGAAGAGTATAAAGTAGGAATGGATTTAAGTAGAGATTTATTTAGAGAGTTAAATAAATTCCATCCAAAAATTCACTTAATGACTGCAAATAGATTTGATGTGGCAAATGAGGTTATCTCTTGA
- a CDS encoding lipoate--protein ligase family protein, with protein sequence MLENKEVRLILSPKSSAKLNMAIDKALVNSFKIEESIIFRVYSWEKSFTIGIGQDLDNYKEFKEKYNNNCSKRITGGGVLFHGHDISYSFLISSKLLGNLGVKESYEKICQFLLTFYKDLGLKPSFVKDNEDIGLMKSDFCQVGFETYDIIVNGKKIGGNAQKRTSKLIFQHGSIPLKKTDNSSIIGTTLEDLGIILDEDEAQQRLVDAFKKCFNVDYKISQLTKNEEENLNKILEGK encoded by the coding sequence ATGTTAGAAAATAAAGAGGTAAGATTAATTTTATCTCCTAAAAGTAGTGCAAAGTTAAACATGGCTATTGATAAAGCACTTGTAAACTCGTTTAAAATTGAAGAAAGTATTATATTTAGAGTTTACTCTTGGGAAAAATCTTTTACAATAGGTATAGGTCAAGATTTAGATAACTATAAAGAGTTTAAAGAAAAGTATAATAACAATTGTTCTAAAAGAATTACTGGTGGTGGCGTTTTATTTCACGGTCACGATATCTCTTATAGTTTTCTAATTTCTAGTAAACTATTGGGAAATCTAGGAGTAAAAGAATCATACGAAAAAATTTGTCAATTTTTATTAACTTTTTATAAAGACTTAGGACTTAAGCCATCATTTGTAAAAGATAATGAAGATATAGGTTTAATGAAAAGTGATTTTTGTCAAGTTGGATTTGAGACATATGATATTATAGTAAATGGTAAAAAAATCGGTGGTAATGCCCAAAAAAGAACTAGTAAACTAATTTTTCAACATGGTTCAATACCACTTAAAAAAACAGATAATAGTTCTATCATTGGAACAACATTAGAAGATTTAGGAATTATTTTAGATGAAGATGAAGCACAACAAAGATTAGTAGATGCTTTTAAAAAATGTTTTAACGTAGATTATAAAATTTCACAATTAACAAAAAATGAAGAAGAAAATTTAAATAAGATATTAGAAGGAAAATAA
- a CDS encoding transaldolase, with translation MSLKEDINYSLWCDFIERDFLENRFQEIINDGTIQGATSNPAIFESSITNSVAYKQQLDMLQANNAKTIYEELALTDIKRAAQLLSNLHKNDSDDGFISIEVDPLLCDDAAGTIEEGIRLNSLIGAENVMIKIPATEAGYIAMRELTSKGIHVNATLIFSVEQAIKCAQALDEGIKESNKDIKAVISVFVSRFDRLVDGEFATKGLETSKLGIVNATKCYYEINKFANPNIRTLFASTGVKGDELSPSYYIDALIYPNSVNTAPLGTIEEWLKDGAKEQTEIMSEIACDEYFENLSNKGIKMEEIYAKLLKDGLEAFKVSFQDLLSKLIK, from the coding sequence ATGAGTTTAAAAGAAGATATTAACTATTCATTATGGTGTGACTTTATTGAAAGAGATTTCTTAGAAAATAGATTTCAAGAGATTATAAATGATGGAACAATTCAAGGTGCTACATCTAACCCAGCTATCTTTGAATCATCAATTACAAACTCTGTTGCATATAAACAACAACTAGATATGTTACAAGCTAATAATGCTAAAACTATTTATGAAGAGTTAGCTTTAACTGATATTAAAAGAGCTGCTCAACTATTATCAAATTTACATAAAAACGATAGTGATGATGGTTTTATATCTATTGAAGTAGACCCATTATTGTGTGATGATGCTGCTGGGACTATAGAAGAGGGTATTAGATTAAACTCATTAATTGGTGCAGAAAATGTGATGATTAAAATTCCTGCAACTGAGGCTGGATATATAGCTATGAGAGAGTTAACTTCAAAGGGTATTCATGTAAATGCAACATTGATTTTCTCAGTTGAACAAGCTATTAAATGTGCTCAAGCACTTGATGAGGGAATTAAAGAATCAAATAAAGATATAAAAGCTGTTATTTCTGTATTTGTTTCAAGATTTGATAGATTAGTTGATGGTGAATTTGCAACAAAAGGTTTAGAAACTTCTAAATTAGGTATCGTAAATGCAACTAAATGTTATTATGAAATTAATAAGTTTGCAAATCCAAATATTAGAACATTATTTGCAAGTACAGGTGTAAAAGGTGATGAATTATCTCCTAGTTATTATATTGATGCATTGATTTATCCAAATTCAGTAAATACTGCTCCTTTAGGAACTATTGAAGAGTGGTTAAAAGATGGAGCCAAAGAGCAAACTGAAATTATGAGTGAAATAGCTTGTGATGAATATTTTGAGAACCTTTCAAATAAAGGAATCAAAATGGAAGAAATCTATGCAAAACTATTAAAAGATGGATTAGAAGCTTTTAAAGTTTCATTTCAAGACCTACTTTCAAAACTTATCAAATAA
- the aceF gene encoding dihydrolipoyllysine-residue acetyltransferase — MANIVDIFIPDLGADKDVDLIEIMVEVGDKVEEEDGLITLETEKASMDVPTTHGGIVKEILVKVGDKMNSGDLIARVEVVEEEASETPAKEEPKEETPAPVAASSEPSSEGDLKAAQAELEAISASGAEVSCQFVNEQTICTVIEEVHIPDLGNDKDVDLIEVMVEVGETVAMEQGLVTLETEKASMEVPAPHGGEILELYVEAGMKVNSGDLVCKMTKTVVVESKKPTPAAVVEEKKEEKKAPVTVQEVAAVTAPVANAVLTEKSKKVYASPSVRKVAREFGVDLGFVKGSGRKGRILKDDIKAYVKEQLSKPAVAAATSGSGLGFNLPEAKEIDFSQFGDTETVELSRIQKISGPSLHRNALAMPHVTQFDEADITEMESFRKAQNAIAVDYKLSPLVFVLKAVAKALEIHPKFNTSLTPDGQSLVYKKYFHIAVAVDTPNGLVVPVIRDVDKKGFKQLAEELKEISQKARDGKLKSTDMQGACFTISSLGGIGGTKFTPIINAPEVAILGLSKSEMKPVWDGENFAPRLMLPLSLSYDHKVIDGADGARFTTTLSKLLSDIRLLSL, encoded by the coding sequence ATGGCTAATATTGTAGATATTTTTATTCCAGATTTAGGGGCAGATAAAGACGTAGATTTAATTGAAATCATGGTTGAAGTTGGTGACAAAGTTGAAGAAGAAGATGGTTTAATCACTTTAGAGACTGAAAAAGCATCAATGGATGTTCCCACAACTCATGGTGGAATTGTAAAAGAAATACTTGTAAAAGTAGGTGATAAAATGAACTCTGGTGATTTAATTGCTAGAGTTGAAGTAGTTGAAGAAGAAGCTTCTGAAACACCAGCTAAAGAAGAGCCAAAAGAAGAAACACCTGCACCAGTTGCAGCTTCATCAGAGCCTTCATCTGAAGGTGATTTAAAAGCTGCTCAAGCTGAATTAGAAGCTATTAGTGCAAGTGGAGCTGAAGTTTCTTGTCAATTTGTAAATGAGCAAACAATTTGTACAGTAATTGAAGAGGTACATATTCCAGATCTTGGAAATGATAAAGATGTTGACTTAATTGAAGTAATGGTTGAAGTTGGTGAAACAGTTGCAATGGAACAAGGATTAGTTACACTAGAGACTGAAAAAGCTTCTATGGAAGTTCCAGCACCTCATGGTGGTGAAATTTTAGAACTATATGTTGAAGCTGGAATGAAAGTAAACAGTGGTGATTTAGTTTGTAAAATGACTAAAACAGTAGTTGTTGAGTCTAAAAAACCAACACCAGCAGCTGTAGTTGAAGAGAAAAAAGAAGAGAAAAAAGCACCTGTAACAGTACAAGAAGTAGCAGCTGTAACTGCTCCTGTTGCAAATGCTGTATTGACTGAAAAGTCTAAAAAGGTTTATGCTTCTCCATCAGTTAGAAAAGTTGCACGTGAGTTTGGTGTAGATTTAGGTTTTGTTAAAGGGTCTGGTAGAAAAGGAAGAATTCTAAAAGACGATATTAAAGCTTATGTAAAAGAGCAATTATCTAAACCAGCAGTTGCAGCTGCAACTAGTGGTTCTGGTCTAGGGTTTAATTTACCAGAAGCAAAAGAGATTGACTTTAGCCAATTTGGTGATACTGAAACTGTTGAATTATCTAGAATTCAAAAGATTTCTGGTCCATCATTACATAGAAATGCATTGGCAATGCCACATGTTACACAGTTTGATGAAGCAGATATCACTGAAATGGAAAGCTTTAGAAAAGCACAAAATGCAATTGCTGTAGATTATAAATTATCTCCATTAGTATTTGTATTAAAAGCTGTTGCAAAAGCATTAGAGATTCATCCAAAATTTAATACTTCACTAACTCCTGATGGACAAAGTTTAGTATATAAAAAGTATTTCCATATTGCAGTTGCAGTTGATACTCCAAATGGATTAGTTGTTCCTGTTATTAGAGATGTTGATAAAAAAGGTTTCAAACAATTAGCAGAAGAGTTAAAAGAGATTTCACAAAAAGCAAGAGATGGAAAACTTAAATCAACTGATATGCAAGGTGCTTGTTTCACAATTTCAAGCCTTGGTGGAATTGGTGGTACTAAATTTACTCCAATTATCAATGCTCCTGAAGTTGCAATTTTAGGTTTATCAAAATCTGAAATGAAACCAGTTTGGGATGGTGAAAACTTTGCTCCAAGATTAATGTTACCATTATCTTTATCTTACGATCACAAAGTTATTGATGGTGCAGATGGTGCTAGATTTACAACAACATTATCTAAGCTTTTAAGCGATATTAGATTATTAAGTTTATAA
- the lipA gene encoding lipoyl synthase: protein MSVNNKIEFKKPVWLRKKLSNKAQVEMENLLNNAGLHTICQEAKCPNISECFAKKNATFMILGDLCTRRCQYCNVKTGNPNGYVNEEEVKQITLSVQKLGLKFVVITSPARDDLKDGGANHFYEVTKSILDNTEDTQVEILIPDFQANDDSLKKVVDSGAVIIGHNIETVPRLYKIRKGATYQRSLDVLKRLKELGGDKIKTKSALMVGLGETEEEMVQVFKDLIEVGCKFLSIGQYLAPTKEFAKVLEYVKPEQFERYKKIALDLGFEFVHSTPYARSSYLAHEYLSNANK, encoded by the coding sequence GTGTCAGTAAATAATAAAATTGAATTTAAAAAGCCAGTTTGGCTTAGAAAAAAACTATCAAATAAAGCACAAGTAGAAATGGAGAATCTTCTTAATAATGCAGGGTTACATACAATTTGTCAAGAAGCAAAGTGCCCAAATATTAGTGAATGTTTTGCAAAGAAAAATGCAACATTTATGATTTTAGGTGATTTATGTACAAGAAGATGTCAATATTGTAATGTAAAAACTGGTAATCCAAATGGATATGTAAATGAAGAAGAAGTAAAACAAATCACACTATCAGTTCAAAAACTTGGATTAAAATTTGTAGTTATTACAAGTCCAGCAAGGGATGATTTGAAAGACGGTGGAGCAAACCACTTCTATGAAGTTACAAAAAGTATTTTAGATAACACTGAAGATACTCAAGTTGAAATTCTTATTCCGGATTTTCAAGCAAATGATGACTCACTAAAAAAAGTTGTCGATTCAGGTGCTGTTATTATTGGTCATAATATCGAAACAGTTCCTAGATTATATAAAATTAGAAAAGGTGCAACTTATCAAAGATCTTTAGATGTTTTAAAAAGATTAAAAGAGCTTGGTGGAGATAAAATCAAAACTAAATCAGCACTTATGGTTGGTCTTGGTGAGACTGAAGAAGAGATGGTACAAGTATTTAAAGACTTAATTGAAGTTGGATGTAAATTTTTAAGTATTGGCCAATATTTAGCTCCGACAAAAGAGTTTGCAAAGGTATTAGAATATGTTAAACCAGAACAGTTTGAAAGATATAAAAAGATTGCTTTGGATTTAGGTTTTGAGTTTGTTCACAGTACTCCTTATGCAAGAAGTTCATATCTAGCACATGAATATTTAAGTAATGCTAATAAGTAA